One region of Elephas maximus indicus isolate mEleMax1 chromosome 23, mEleMax1 primary haplotype, whole genome shotgun sequence genomic DNA includes:
- the GHSR gene encoding growth hormone secretagogue receptor type 1, with protein MWNTTPSEEPGSNLTQEDLDWEESRDNDSLADEVLPLFPAPLLAGVTATCVALFVVGIAGNLLTMVVVSRSRELRTTTNLYLSSMAFSDLLIFLCMPLDLVRLWQYRPWNFGDLLCKLFQFVSESCTYATVLTITALSIERYFAICFPLRAKVVVTKGRVKLVILIIWAVAFCSAGPIFVLVGVEHENGTDPRDTNECRATEFAVRSGLLTVMVWVSSIFFFLPVFCLTVLYSLIGRKLWRRGRGDAAVGASLRDQNHKQTVKMLAVVVFAFILCWLPFHVGRYLFSKSFEPGSLEIAQISQYCNLVSFVLFYLSAAINPILYNIMSKKYRVAVFRLLGFEPFSQRKLSTLKDESSRAWTESSINT; from the exons ATGTGGAACACCACGCCGAGCGAGGAGCCGGGGTCCAACCTCACGCAGGAGGACCTGGACTGGGAGGAGTCCCGCGACAACGACTCGCTGGCCGACGAGGTGCTGCCGCTCTTCCCCGCGCCGCTGCTGGCCGGAGTCACCGCCACCTGCGTGGCGCTCTTCGTGGTGGGCATCGCGGGCAACCTGCTCACCATGGTGGTGGTATCGCGCTCCCGTGAGCTGCGCACCACCACCAACCTCTACCTGTCCAGCATGGCCTTCTCCGACCTGCTCATCTTCCTCTGCATGCCCCTCGACCTCGTCCGCCTCTGGCAGTACCGACCCTGGAACTTTGGAGACCTGCTGTGCAAACTCTTCCAGTTCGTCAGCGAGAGCTGCACCTATGCCACGGTGCTCACCATCACCGCGCTCAGCATCGAGCGCTACTTCGCCATCTGCTTTCCGCTGCGGGCCAAGGTGGTGGTCACCAAGGGCCGGGTGAAGTTGGTCATCCTGATCATATGGGCCGTGGCCTTCTGCAGCGCCGGCCCCATCTTTGTGCTGGTTGGGGTGGAGCATGAGAACGGCACCGACCCACGGGACACCAACGAGTGCCGCGCCACCGAGTTCGCGGTGCGCTCCGGGCTGCTCACGGTCATGGTATGGGTGTCCAGCATCTTCTTCTTTCTGCCTGTCTTCTGCCTCACTGTGCTTTACAGCCTCATCGGCAGGAAGCTGTGGCGGAGGGGGCGCGGCGACGCGGCAGTGGGCGCCTCGCTCAGGGACCAGAACCACAAGCAAACCGTGAAAATGCTGG CTGTAGTGGTATTTGCTTTCATCCTCTGCTGGCTGCCCTTCCATGTTGGTCGATACTTATTTTCCAAGTCCTTCGAGCCGGGCTCCCTGGAGATTGCCCAAATCAGCCAGTATTGCAACTTGGTGTCCTTTGTCCTCTTCTACCTCAGCGCTGCCATCAACCCCATCCTGTACAACATCATGTCCAAGAAATACCGAGTGGCAGTGTTCAGACTTCTGGGATTCGAACCCTTCTCCCAGAGGAAGCTCTCCACTCTGAAGGATGAAAGTTCTCGGGCCTGGACAGAATCTAGTATTAATACATGA